One Gadus morhua chromosome 13, gadMor3.0, whole genome shotgun sequence genomic window carries:
- the wnk2 gene encoding serine/threonine-protein kinase WNK2 isoform X8 — MSLPMQHPPHRDPCPRRGRGHAASVEAQTDTLHASSLSSEAICESPGSTSPPSHTHPPHPRCHHHHRPGCRYDSATLPEGDAAPCLMPSRCPSGWRLGSQRRSESPDRCEARVSLLQKDESEDEGHLVHQRSGCLVCQNPASDSSASPTLTSTTTTSGRLPGSLAGSPDHSPSRGASGSWIELGHAGVNGDGGLGLLHQCLQNIVRRGRTCSMSPLETGAAHLPARSREADASPSRRAERYDQGQAWETGQLSPRGSQGRAGPTTAVGAPAAPSVYQSRPTAQSYLPADATAQPPLAAQPSHEQYHVQTTGIPPQSSAGQAIPHLSPPDMTTSFSLPFSNADPTLPPLLLNPQFPSPYPNTPPLGYEPPSGPPTPLSSAYMRPVTPLLPPGTPHYPPRAPPPSLPLILNAALPDTPALGTPLTPVSVSGWVPPPPRLPAPTPPSGPPRGGDHGYPSISQPNFCPFHLTHTLPLSQVQPTLYPAPNPEQEWAEPPVKVQAGPTQEGRGHVHGLAQNQPPALALETSAWGGGLQAEAAAAAAAAGLDLSAVSSLNLPAQAPSQPTSVQGASQAPALAQAPGPGQGTALPHHQAPPPASVPVQGLASVPSAASALPLTHTQTNGGRPMLPTLTTTQSPSAYCAAGQPSSPAPALISVAAGPGEQPVSVQLAVEQAVPAPGPRPALQSAGMQTIPQAPDAALVATQQNLDSASASAAQQTEPAAEEVLPEKPILLPNYAYESTHSDVASGKETSDGCEGLTAGVRTDGKHRKHHRKSSRTRSRQEKISKPKLSMLNVVNKGDKMVECQLETHNHKMVTFKFDLDGDAPEEIATYMVENGFILHVEKEIFIDQLKDIVDKAEDMLNEDGVEGETVSTLVGSPQLGQIEGLMNENQPPGVSQPVYQQNVLHTGKRWFIICPVEETPTSSQETPSEATTTPGSSAATQPADGGPPGPPTARDEGGHRHGSSSTMSGGSGGFIYDGYAFCSPPIMSNTDPLLLAALSPPISAPPPLQSEEPHMQLPQPPGGLASLGPLDETQAPPPPPPPPPAPGSPGQHAAQQMTEMACTASMVDEVPCCPLVMPLSLDVRASEPPPAPQEAAMPPPSYASCSSTKVERSAAPPPPPPAQQQQQQQQPVVLHQPFSSVAGAKGSSLPQSPGPTQLPAGPGESDGDGRLGRGGGGGGGGGGGGFVDSTIKTLDEKLRNLLYQEYAPMYPSGTAAETPGSGTEYVQSPPGPDSAAGTPGPMGEGRYRAGEQLPQIPERMDSLSTLSDSAVCAPLSRRHVPHSASCCGTRGRFKQQMIPVAPEVVPRQDVKLRSWSTATSPPHPSGAELADAGGAAGAAATRIGRFSVVSTEDDLTQRTCSSRYSAPPDFYLDTPPPLAKRPAIPHSLTSPAATGAAAGHQDATAHARFLSSDSGAESSPVKLAYSTPSRHARSERRGSDLMKRAVAFLRRPGRSSSVQSSDSPSRRTGHTGSAYGSSDNDSEMEESDMKRELQRLREKHLKEISELQANQRGEVELLYHRLGKNPPPGHSHTAPPTGRRRRSSKHKLKAGKLLSPLVQQFKNVTTKMSDSNKASGGEPAVSLNGSPAKLSLPTRSRTQSGTGHLPSPPSEPVQTQQPCSLKGSLSSDNIYTGLHGEMTSTQPPPGQGDRTTLCWSNNPPPSERVTHKSSSKPRARFLSGPVSLSIWTTLKRLCLGKERGRSGAGPGASCHPPGQPAATSTPPPHQPVGGPAQSQVNNSNNKKASYCGNWMGISEGCLTDELQLLMDNWAQEVLVVTQRPRSNSLRLTQEHVCSAHMVHTQTLDRQVPPRTALDPARGRQQQLLQSWPMGDRRSSATLSQPGAAAAAAGCRPGYPLDLSSPLCVTQWPSPLAPLPAGVFAFPGVPSPATQHPPFEAPDPKTRTL; from the exons GGACCATTCGCCCTCGCGCGGCGCGTCCGGCTCTTGGATAGAGCTCGGCCACGCGGGCGTTAACGGCGACGGAGGGCTGGGTCTCCTTCATCAGTGTCTTCAGAACATCGTGAGACGCGGCCGAACCTGTTCAATGAGCCCCCTGGAAACGGGAGCCGCGCATCTCCCCGCTCGCAGCCGTGAGGCGGACGCCAGCCCGTCCCGGCGAGCCGAGAGGTACGACCAGGGGCAGGCGTGGGAGACGGGCCAGCTGTCCCCACGCGGCAGCCAGGGCAGAGCGGGTCCCACG ACGGCCGTTGGTGCTCCAGCGGCGCCGTCAGTATACCAGAGTAGACCCACAGCACAAAGCTACCTGCCTGCGGACGCCACGGCTCAACCACCACTCGCCGCCCAGCCTAGCCACGAGCAG TATCATGTCCAAACAACTGGTATCCCTCCCCAG TCGTCCGCCGGTCAGGCAATACCTCACCTCAGTCCGCCTGACATGACGACAAGTTTCTCCCTACCCTTCTCCAACGCTGAtcccactcttcctcctcttcttctgaacCCACAG TTTCCCTCACCATACCCTAACACTCCCCCGCTGGGCTACGAGCCCCCTTCCGGCCCCCCCACTCCTCTTTCATCTGCCTACATGcgccccgtcacccccctcctgccccccggCACCCCCCACTACCCAcccagggccccgcccccctccctgcccctcatCCTCAACGCCGCCCTGCCGGACACGCCAGCGCTCGGCACGCCGCTGACCCCCGTGTCTGTGTCCGGGTGGGTGCCCCCGCCTCCGCGTCTCCCCGCGCCGACGCCCCCCTCGGGCCCCCCCCGTGGGGGGGATCACGGGTACCCCTCCATCTCCCAGCCCAACTTCTGCCCCTTCCATCTCACCCataccctgcctctctcccaggTGCAACCCACCCTTTACCCCGCCCCCAACCCTGAGCAGGAATGGGCAGAGCCGCCTGTCAAG GTGCAAGCGGGGCCTACCCAGGAGGGCCGGGGACATGTCCACGGCCTGGCTCAGAACCAGCCCCCGGCACTGGCCCTGGAGACCTCCGCCTGGGGAGGCGGTTTGCAGGcggaagctgctgctgctgctgctgcagccggTCTGGACCTATCTGCAGTGTCCTCCTTGAACCTCCCTGCCCAGGCCCCGAGCCAGCCCACCTCCGTTCAGGGGGCATCTCAAGCCCCTGCCTTAGCGCAGGCTCCAGGGCCGGGCCAAGGTACGGCCCTGCCCCACCACCAGGCCCCACCGCCCGCCTCTGTCCCGGTTCAAGGCCTTGCATCGGTGCCGTCCGCCGCCTCGGCCTTACCTCTGACCCACACGCAGACCAACGGCGGCCGCCCCATGTTGCCTACGTTAACTACAACCCAGAGCCCTAGCGCATATTGTGCTGCAGGCCAGCCTTCCTCCCCGGCCCCGGCTCTGATCTCCGTCGCCGCGGGTCCGGGGGAACAGCCAGTGTCTGTTCAGCTCGCTGTTGAGCAAGCTGTCCCAGCACCAGGACCTCGTCCAGCTCTTCAGTCGGCTGGCATGCAGACTATTCCCCAGGCTCCTGATGCGGCCCTGGTTGCAACTCAGCAAAATTTAGACTCTGCATCAGCGTCTGCAGCGCAACAAACAGAGCCGGCTGCGGAG GAAGTGCTTCCAGAGAAGCCAATACTTTTACCCAATTATGCTTATGAAAG CACCCACTCCGACGTGGCGTCGGGCAAGGAGACCAGCGACGGCTGTGAGGGTCTGACCGCCGGTGTGCGGACGGACGGAAAACACCGGAAGCACCACCGCAAGTCTTCCCGCACACGCTCCCGTCAGGAGAAGATCAGCAAACCCAAGCTCAGCATGCTGAAC GTGGTGAACAAGGGGGACAAAATGGTGGAGTGCCAGCTGGAAACGCACAACCACAAAATGGTGACGTTCAAGTTCGATCTGGACGGCGACGCTCCAGAGGAAATCGCCACATATATG GTAGAAAATGGCTTCATCTTACACGTAGAGAAGGAGATCTTCATTGACCAGCTGAAGGACATCGTGGACAAGGCTGAGGACATGCTGAATGAGGACGGTGTGGAAGGAGAAACCGTCTCCACATTGGTTGGAAGTCCCCAACTAGGCCAGATTGAAGGGCTAATGaatgag AATCAGCCTCCCGGGGTGTCACAGCCGGTCTATCAGCAGAATG TTCTCCATACAGGAAAACGCTGGTTTATAATCTGCCCCGTGGAGGAGACCCCGACATCCAGCCAGGAGACCCCCTCCGaggccaccaccacccccgggAGCTCAGCCGCCACCCAGCCGGCTGAtgggggccccccggggccccccaccGCCAGAG ACGAGGGCGGCCATCGCcacggctcctcctccaccatgtcCGGGGGCAGCGGGGGCTTCATCTACGACGGCTACGCCTTCTGCAGCCCCCCCATCATGTCCAACACGGACCCCCTCCTGCTGGCCGCCCTGTCTCCTCCCATCTCGGCGCCGCCCCCGCTCCAGTCGGAGGAGCCTCACATGcagctcccccagccccccggggGTCTGGCCTCCCTGGGCCCCCTGGACGAgacccaggccccccccccgccgccgccgccgccgccggcccccggGTCCCCGGGGCAGCACGCCGCCCAGCAGATGACGGAGATGGCGTGCACGGCCTCCATGGTGGACGAGGTGCCCTGCTGCCCGCTGGTCATGCCCCTGTCCCTGGACGTAAGGGCGTCGGAGCCCCCGCCGGCCCCGCAGGAGGCCgccatgccccccccctcctacgcctcctgctcctccaccaagGTGGAGCGCtctgctgcacctcctccacctcctcctgctcagcagcagcagcagcagcagcagcccgtgGTGCTCCACCAGCCCTTCTCCAGCGTGGCGGGGGCCAaaggctcctccctcccccagagccCGGGGCCGACCCAGCTGCCGGCGGGGCCCGGCGAGTCGGACGGGGACGGGCGGTtgggccgcggcggcggcggcggcggcggcggcggcggcggcggcttcgTGGACAGCACCATCAAGACGCTGGACGAGAAGCTGAGGAACCTGCTGTACCAGGAGTACGCGCCCATGTACCCGTCGGGGACCGCCGCCGAGACCCCCGGCTCGGGGACGGAGTACGTCCAGTCGCCCCCCGGGCCGGACAGCGCCGCCGGGACCCCGGGGCCCATGGGAGAAGGGCGGTACCGCGCCGGGGAACAGCTG ccccagatCCCGGAGAGGATGGACAGCCTGAGCACCCTGAGTGACTCGGCAGTCTGCG ctcCCCTCTCCCGGAGACACGTCCCTCACTCCGCCTCCTGCTGCGGAACCAGAGGCCGCTTCAAG CAGCAGATGATCCCCGTGGCTCCCGAGGTGGTCCCCAGACAGGACGTCAAGCTGAGGAGCTGGAGCACGGCCACCTCCCCGCCGCACCCCAGCGGCGCGGAGCTCGCGGACGCCGGCGGCGCGGCTGGCGCCGCCGCCACCCGGATCGGCCGCTTCTCCGTGGTGAGCACGGAGGACGACCTGACGCAGAGGACCTGCAGCAGCCGCTACTCGGCCCCGCCCGACTTCTAcctggacacgccccctcccctGGCCAAGCGGCCCGCCATCCCGcactccctcacctcccccgccgccaccggcgccgccgccgggcACCAGGACGCCACGGCGCACGCCCGCTTCCTGTCCTCGGACTCGGGCGCCGAGAGCAGCCCGGTGAAGCTGGCCTACTCCACGCCGTCCCGCCACGCGCGCTCCGAGCGCCGGGGGAGCGACCTCATGAAGAGGGCGGTGGCCTTCCTGCGGCGCCCGGGCCGCAGCAGCAGCGTGCAGAGCTCTGATTCGCCGAGCCGCCGCACGGGCCACACGGGCTCCGCCTACGGCAGCAGCGACAACGACTCGGAGATGGAGGAGTCGGACATGAAGAGAGAACTGCAGAGGCTGCGGGAGAA ACATCTGAAGGAGATCTCTGAGCTGCAGGCCAATCAGAGGGGAGAAGTAGAACTGCTGTATCACCGCCTTGGCAAGAACCCTCCGCCCGGCCATTCACAcacagcgccccccactggcCGCAGGAGGAGGTCCAGTAAGCACAAACTCAAAGCTGGAAAACTCCTCAGCCCCCTGGTGCAGCAGTTTAAAAACGTTACGACTAAAATGAGCGACAGTAATAAAGCCA GTGGAGGTGAACCGGCGGTGAGTTTGAACGGGTCTCCAGccaaactctctctccccacacgcAGCCGTACTCAGTCTGGCACCGGCCACCTGCCCAGCCCCCCTTCAGAGCCCGTTCAAACCCAACAGCCGTGCTCGCTCAAGGGCTCCCTGTCCTCGGATAATATTTACACCGGTCTCCATGGTGAGATGACCTCAACGCAACCTCCCCCCGGACAAGGTGATCGCACGACACTGT GCTGGTCTAATAACCCTCCACCATCTGAGAGAGTGACCCATAAATCGAGTAGCAAGCCAAGAGCTAGATTTCTCAGTGGGCCTGTGTCTCTGTCCATCT GGACAACACTCAAACGGCTGTGTCTCGGCAAGGAACGGGGCA GGTCTGGAGCAGGGCCGGGGGCTTCATGTCATCCGCCCGGCCAGCCGGCGGCCACctcaacacccccaccccaccagccGGTGGGGGGCCCGGCCCAGTCCCAggtcaacaacagcaacaacaagaaGGCCAGCTACTGCGGGAACTGGATGGGCATCAGCGAGGGCTGCCTGACCGATGAGCTCCAGCTGCTGATGGACAACTGGGcccaggaggtgctggtggtcaCTCAGAGACCCCGCAGCAACTCCCTCCGACTCACCCAGGAGCACGTCTGCTCTGCACACATggtccacacccagactctgGATAGACAG GTTCCACCGCGGACGGCCTTAGATCCCGCTCGGggccggcagcagcagctcctccagtCCTGGCCAATGGGTGACCGGCGTTCCTCGGCCACACTCAGCCAGCCcggtgccgccgccgccgccgcgggctGCCGGCCCGGCTACCCCCTCGACCTGTCCTCGCCCCTCTGTGTGACGCAGTGGCCGAGCCCCCTGGCACCCCTCCCCGCGGGGGTGTTCGCCTTCCCCGGGGTGCCCTCCCCCGCCACCCAGCACCCCCCCTTCGAGGCCCCCGACCCCAAAACGAGGACTCTGTAA